In a genomic window of Thermoproteus tenax Kra 1:
- a CDS encoding stage II sporulation protein M — MRLTLVLIVLLVEYIALAVTAYIGYTYYAAVPRWLIDTLRGQLNSTVTGPLSIFFHNLVIMTADSVPFIGPASLALSLSATGFILGVFMGYSGGGYLALALAYLATVMLPHGILELASYAFATAGSIDATRRLLSKRGGALRSWAIHYAVAAALLLAAAYIEWYEIVALRPILHSIIH, encoded by the coding sequence ATGAGATTGACCCTCGTGTTGATAGTGCTCCTCGTCGAGTACATCGCCTTGGCCGTAACGGCGTATATCGGCTACACGTACTACGCGGCCGTCCCCCGCTGGCTCATAGATACGTTGAGAGGGCAATTGAACTCCACAGTTACAGGCCCTTTGTCCATCTTCTTTCACAACCTCGTCATAATGACCGCCGACTCTGTCCCGTTCATAGGGCCCGCCTCGTTGGCCCTCTCACTCTCGGCCACCGGCTTCATCCTGGGAGTCTTCATGGGGTACTCGGGCGGCGGCTACTTGGCTCTGGCGTTGGCCTATCTAGCGACGGTTATGTTGCCCCACGGCATTCTGGAGCTCGCCTCGTACGCCTTCGCGACCGCAGGCTCTATAGACGCCACAAGGAGGCTCCTCTCCAAGAGGGGCGGCGCACTTAGGTCCTGGGCTATACACTACGCCGTTGCGGCAGCGCTGCTTCTCGCCGCGGCGTACATAGAGTGGTACGAGATAGTCGCGTTGAGGCCTATTCTTCACTCAATAATACATTAA
- a CDS encoding YbhB/YbcL family Raf kinase inhibitor-like protein — MQISSPAFRFGEAIPKKYTCDGEDVSPPLTIADVPPNAKALVLIMEDPDAPIGVFTHWVLYNVPPTLTALPEGVPKRPEVTGVGLQGVNDFGRVGYGGPCPPRGHGPHRYFFRLYAIDVQLQLPPRARKDDVLAAIKGRVLAQTEYMGTYKR; from the coding sequence ATGCAGATCTCGAGCCCGGCGTTCAGATTCGGAGAGGCTATACCCAAGAAGTACACATGCGACGGCGAGGACGTCTCGCCTCCTCTGACCATCGCCGACGTGCCGCCGAATGCCAAAGCGCTCGTCTTGATAATGGAGGATCCAGACGCGCCGATAGGGGTGTTCACCCACTGGGTCTTGTACAACGTTCCGCCCACTCTGACCGCCCTGCCTGAGGGAGTGCCCAAGAGGCCCGAGGTGACCGGCGTCGGCCTCCAAGGCGTCAACGACTTCGGCAGAGTCGGCTACGGAGGGCCTTGTCCGCCGCGCGGCCACGGACCCCACCGCTATTTCTTCAGGCTCTACGCCATAGACGTCCAGCTCCAGCTGCCGCCCAGGGCGAGGAAGGACGACGTGCTCGCGGCCATCAAGGGCCGCGTGTTGGCACAAACTGAATATATGGGAACTTACAAGAGATAG
- the cc1 gene encoding DNA-binding protein CC1, producing the protein MAKQKLKFYDIKAKQAFETDKYETVEKNTARGPMIFAVATSPYTGIKVWRLIGKKK; encoded by the coding sequence ATGGCGAAGCAGAAGCTGAAGTTCTACGACATAAAGGCCAAGCAGGCGTTCGAGACAGACAAATACGAGACCGTCGAGAAGAACACCGCCAGAGGCCCCATGATATTCGCGGTCGCCACTTCGCCGTACACCGGCATTAAGGTCTGGAGACTGATCGGGAAAAAGAAATAA